The Mugil cephalus isolate CIBA_MC_2020 chromosome 11, CIBA_Mcephalus_1.1, whole genome shotgun sequence genome includes a window with the following:
- the myo1eb gene encoding myosin IEb, translated as MGSKERYHWLAQNVKVSGVDDMVLLSKINEDAITDNLKKRYMDDYIFTYIGPVLISVNPFKQLPYFTEREVEIYQGAAQYENPPHIYALADNMYRNMMIDNENQCVIISGESGAGKTVAAKYIMSYVSKVSGGGDKVQHVKDIILQSNPLLEAFGNAKTVRNNNSSRFGKYFEIQFSRGGAPDGGKISNFLLEKSRVVSQNSGERNFHIYYQLLGGASGEQRENLGVTTPDYYNYLNQSGTYTVEDMDDNKDFSETMEAMSVVGLSPEDQDSVLQLVAGILHLGNVNFREENNYATVESSDFLAFPSFLLGVSQDGLCSKLTSRVMDSKWGGKTESISVTLNTEQASFTRDALSKALYTRLFDFLVDRINRAMQKEQEEFNIGVLDIYGFEIFQKNGFEQFCINFVNEKLQQIFIELTLKAEQDEYVQEGIRWTPIEYFNNKVVCDLIESKLNPPGVMSILDDVCATMHAKGEGADQTLLQKLQGQVGSHEHFSSWNRGFIIHHYAGKVSYDVNGFCERNRDVLFNDIIELMQSSEFPFIRALFPENLEAEKRGRPSTASSKIKKQANSLVQTLMKCTPHYIRCIKPNETKRPRDWEENRVRHQVEYLGLRENIRVRRAGYAYRRVFNKFLQRYAILTKDTWPEWRGEQRQGVLHLLNSVNMDQDQFQLGKAKVFIKAPESLFLLEEMRERKYNGFARVIQKAWRKHIAVRKYVKMREEASDVLLNKKERRRNSINRNFVGDYIGTENRPEIRQFVGRRERIDFADVVVKYDRRFKSVKRDLILTPKFLYLIGREKVKQGPDKGQIQEVLKRKIEIQKIQSVSMSTLQDDFFIVHEEEYDSVLQSIFKTEFLSLLVKRYQEKTERKLPLKFNNLLEFKVKKGGWGPFSSAGSRQIQFQVGQGDEVVLKPSGKVLQVSIGPGLPKNSRPTRKDQRKSRYMGSQAPPTSQYNSAPRSRGGGSSRGAGASRGSLLRQQSSMEQPTLPRLHNQHRSDRRPAHQHDMGFMDVPEQGAAGLQRRRSKEVKPLPGAGRPKPKPRSPQCRALYAYDAQDTDELSFNADDVIEILTQDPSGWWFGRLRGREGMFPGNYVEKI; from the exons ATG GGCAGTAAGGAGCGCTACCATTGGCTGGCGCAGAACGTGAAGGTGAGCGGAGTGGACGACATGGTCCTTCTGTCCAAGATCAATGAGGACGCCATCACGGACAACCTGAAGAAGAGATACATGGACGACTACATCTTT ACCTACATTGGTCCGGTCCTGATTTCAGTGAATCCCTTCAAACAGCTCCCGTACTTCACTGAGAGAGAAGTGGAGATTTACCAGGGAGCT GCCCAGTATGAGAACCCCCCCCACATCTACGCTCTGGCCGACAACATGTACAGGAACATGATGATTGACAACGAGAACCAGTGTGTCATCATCAG TGGAGAGAGCGGAGCAGGAAAAACCGTTGCTGCTAAATACATCATGAGCTACGTGTCCAAggtctctggaggaggagacaaagtcCAG CATGTCAAGGACATCATCCTCCAGTCCAACCCCCTGCTGGAGGCCTTCGGCAACGCCAAGACCGTACGCAACAACAACTCCAGCAGATTT GGTAAATACTTTGAGATCCAGTTCAGTAGAGGAGGAGCTCCTGATGGAGGAAAGATCTCCAACTTCCTCCTAGAGAAAAGTCGAGTGGTTTCACAGAACTCCGGAGAGAGGAACTTCCACATCTACTACCAG CTGCTGGGGGGGGCCAGTGGGGAGCAGAGGGAGAACCTcggggtcacgacccccgaCTACTACAACTACCTCAACCAGTCTGGGACGTACACGGTGGAGGACATGGACGACAACAAGGACTTCTCTGAGACCATG GAGGCCATGTCCGTGGTGGGTCTGTCCCCTGAGGACCAGGACTCGGTTCTTCAGCTCGTTGCAGGAATTCTTCACCTGGGAAACGTCAACTTCAGAGAAGAGAACAACTACGCAACCGTGGAGAGTTCAGACT TCCTGGCCTTCCCGTCCTTCCTGCTGGGCGTGTCCCAGGACGGTCTGTGCAGTAAGTTGACCAGCCGGGTGATGGACAGTAAGTGGGGGGGGAAGACAGAGTCCATCTCCGTCACCCTGAACACGGAGCAGGCGTCCTTCACCAGAGACGCTTTGTCCAAGGCTCTCTACACCCGTCTCTTTGACTTCCTGGTGGAC CGCATTAACAGGGCGAtgcagaaggagcaggaggagttcAACATCGGTGTCCTCGACATCTACGGCTTCGAGATCTTCCAG AAAAACGGATTTGAACAGTTCTGTATCAACTTTGTCAacgagaagctgcagcagattttCATTGAACTCACTCTGAAAGCTGAACAG GACGAGTATGTCCAGGAGGGGATCAGGTGGACCCCCATCGAGTACTTCAACAACAAGGTGGTCTGTGACCTCATCGAGTCCAAACTG AATCCTCCTGGGGTCATGAGCATCCTGGATGACGTGTGCGCTACGATGCACGCTAAAGGTGAGGGGGCGGACCAGACGCTACTGCAGAAGCTACAGGGACAGGTGGGATCCCACGAACACTTCAGCAGCTGGAACCGAGGATTCATCATCCACCACTACGCCGGCAAG GTGTCGTATGATGTCAACGGGTTCTGTGAGAGGAACCGAGACGTTCTGTTCAACGACATCATCGAGCTGATGCAGAGCAGTGAGTT TCCGTTCATCAGAGCGCTGTTTCCTGAGAATCTGGAGGCGGAGAAGAGAGGACGTCCATCCACCGCCAGCAGTAAGATCAAG AAACAAGCCAACAGTCTGGTCCAGACCCTGATGAAGTGCACCCCCCACTACATCCGATGCATCAAACCCAACGAGACCAAGCGCCCCCGGGACTGGGAGGAAAACCGGGTCAGGCACCAGGTGGAGTACCTGGGCCTCCGAGAGAACATCAGGGTCCGCCGAGCGGGATACGCCTACAGAAGGGTCTTCAACAAGTTCCTGCAAAG GTACGCCATCCTGACCAAGGACACCTGGCCTGAGTGGAGGGGCGAGCAGCGCCAGGGAGTCCTGCACCTCCTCAATTCGGTCAACATGGACCAGGATCAGTTCCAGCTGGGGAAGGCCAAGGTCTTCATCAAAGCTCCAGAGTCG ctcttcctcCTGGAGGAGATGAGGGAGAGGAAGTATAACGGTTTTGCTCGGGTCATCCAGAAGGCGTGGCGTAAACACATCGCCGTCCGCAAGTACGTGAAGATGAGGGAGGAAG CTTCAGACGTCCTGCTGAACAAGAAGGAACGTCGCAGGAACAGcatcaacaggaactttgtggGCGACTACATTGGGACCGAGAACCGTCCTGAGATCAGACAGTTCGTCGGCCGCCGTGAGAGGATCGACTTTGCTGATGTGGTCGTGAAATATGATCGAAGGTTCAAG tcggTGAAGAGGGACCTCATCCTGACCCCAAAGTTCTTGTACCTGATTGGTCGAGAGAAGGTGAAACAAGGTCCAGATAAAGGTCAGATCCAGGAGGTTCTCAAGAGGAAGATCGAGATCCAAAAGATCCAGTCTGTCTCCATGAG cactCTGCAGGACGACTTCTTCATCGTCCATGAGGAAGAGTACGACAGTGTCCTCCAGAGCATCTTCAAGACCGAGTTCCTGAGTTTGTTGGTGAAACGTTACCAAGAGAAAACTGAGAGGAAGCTTCCACTGAAGTTCAACAACCT TCTGGAGTTTAAGGTGAAGAAGGGCGGCTGGGGTCCGTTCAGTTCTGCAGGGTCCCGACAGATCCAGTTCCAGGTGGGTCAAGGTGACGAGGTGGTTTTGAAGCCAAGTGGGAAGGTCCTGCAGGTCTCCATTGGACCGGGTCTGCCCAAGAACTCCA GACCAACCAGGAAGGACCAACGGAAGAGCCGCTACATGGGCAGccaggctccgcccaccagCCAGTACAACTCAG cTCCTCGTTCCAGAGGAGGTGGGTCTTCCAGAGGAGCCGGGGCTTCCAGAGGCTCCTTACTGAGGCAGCAGTCCAGCATGGAGCAGCCCACCCTGCCCCGCCTCCACAACCAGCATCGCTCTGACCGCCGCCCAGCCCATCAGCACGACATGGGCTTCATGGACGTCCCTGAACAGGGCGCTGCAGG GCTGCAGCGGCGCCGGTCCAAGGAGGTGAAGCCTCTTCCTGGAGCGGGTCGACCCAAACCGAAGCCCCGATCGCCACAGTGCAGAGCTCTGTACGCCTACGATGCCCAGGACACCGACGAGCTGAGCTTCAATGCTGATGACGTCATCGAGATCCTGACTCAAG atcCGTCTGGTTGGTGGTTTGGCCGATTGCGGGGTAGAGAGGGGATGTTCCCAGGAAACTACGTGGAGAAGATCTAG